From a region of the Panicum virgatum strain AP13 chromosome 2K, P.virgatum_v5, whole genome shotgun sequence genome:
- the LOC120681256 gene encoding uncharacterized protein LOC120681256 isoform X2: MACANMYNPEHHQHQPAAPFMAPRMSFSSDFAVEPPPPAAARGGAAAPGDADFEFSVGSHPMMAADQLFSKGRLLPLREAPHGGRPVTLRDELRADERQGRLPRAPNIRWKELLGLKKAPKKQAAADAAAAAGTSTDAHTDLGGQGGTRD; encoded by the exons ATGGCATGTGCTAACATGTACAATCCGGagcaccaccagcaccagccGGCGGCGCCCTTCATGGCGCCGCGCATGTCCTTCTCCAGCGACTTCGCGGTggagccgccgcccccggccgcggcacgcggcggcgcggcggcgccgggggacGCCGACTTCGAGTTCTCCGTCGGCAGCCACCCCATGATGGCCGCCGACCAGCTCTTCTCCAAGGGCCGCCTCCTGCCGCTCCGGGAGGCCCCGCACGGCGGCCGGCCCGTCACGCTGCGCGACGAGCTCCGCGCCGACGAGCGCCAAGGCCGCCTGCCCCGCGCCCCCAACATCCGGTGGAAGGAGCTGCTCGGGCTCAAGAAGGCGCCCAAGAagcaggccgccgccgacgccgccgccgccgccggcacgtcCACCGATGCCCATACG GATCTTGGAGGCCAGGGAGGCACGAGAGACTGA
- the LOC120681256 gene encoding uncharacterized protein LOC120681256 isoform X1 → MACANMYNPEHHQHQPAAPFMAPRMSFSSDFAVEPPPPAAARGGAAAPGDADFEFSVGSHPMMAADQLFSKGRLLPLREAPHGGRPVTLRDELRADERQGRLPRAPNIRWKELLGLKKAPKKQAAADAAAAAGTSTDAHTCPPLAFSAEHPYSELKPPAALQQRACKP, encoded by the exons ATGGCATGTGCTAACATGTACAATCCGGagcaccaccagcaccagccGGCGGCGCCCTTCATGGCGCCGCGCATGTCCTTCTCCAGCGACTTCGCGGTggagccgccgcccccggccgcggcacgcggcggcgcggcggcgccgggggacGCCGACTTCGAGTTCTCCGTCGGCAGCCACCCCATGATGGCCGCCGACCAGCTCTTCTCCAAGGGCCGCCTCCTGCCGCTCCGGGAGGCCCCGCACGGCGGCCGGCCCGTCACGCTGCGCGACGAGCTCCGCGCCGACGAGCGCCAAGGCCGCCTGCCCCGCGCCCCCAACATCCGGTGGAAGGAGCTGCTCGGGCTCAAGAAGGCGCCCAAGAagcaggccgccgccgacgccgccgccgccgccggcacgtcCACCGATGCCCATACG TGCCCGCCATTGGCATTTTCTGCTGAACATCCTTATTCAGAGTTGAAACCACCTGCAGCTCTGCAGCAACGAGCCTGCAAGCCGTAG